In Rutidosis leptorrhynchoides isolate AG116_Rl617_1_P2 chromosome 2, CSIRO_AGI_Rlap_v1, whole genome shotgun sequence, one genomic interval encodes:
- the LOC139894071 gene encoding secreted RxLR effector protein 27-like isoform X2 → MEEGKCDAYTLPQLFQISHLHRHRLIMDGVWLNEKSEKWTNASENPRLWERAHERNANRIVKLIIELEGMWVKMGQYFSIRVDRLPGAFPHILKQLQDSLSPRSLKEVHRTIQNELGKSMDELFANFVEKPLATTSFYRT, encoded by the exons ATGGAAGAAGGAAAGTGCGATGCATATACCCTTCCCCAACTCTTCCAAATCAGTcacctccaccgccaccggttGATCATGGATGGTGTATGGCTGAACGAAAAATCTGAAAAATGGACGAACGCTTCTGAAAATCCGCGTTTATGGGAGAGAGCACATGAGCGTAATGCTAACCGTATTGTTAAGTTGATTATCGAACTAGAAGGTATGTGGGTCAAAATGGGTCAATATTTTTCTATACGGGTTGACAGACTTCCTGGTGCCTTCCCACACATTCTAAAGCAGTTACAGGACTCACTTTCTCCTCGCAGCTTAAAAGAG GTTCATAGAACTATACAAAACGAGCTAGGGAAATCAATGGATGAACTTTTTGCAAATTTTGTTGAAAAACCTCTTGCTACAACATCG TTTTACAGGACTTGA
- the LOC139894071 gene encoding secreted RxLR effector protein 27-like isoform X1 codes for MEEGKCDAYTLPQLFQISHLHRHRLIMDGVWLNEKSEKWTNASENPRLWERAHERNANRIVKLIIELEGMWVKMGQYFSIRVDRLPGAFPHILKQLQDSLSPRSLKEVHRTIQNELGKSMDELFANFVEKPLATTSVRPQSISSKQHKFNTKGSKQRSWTT; via the exons ATGGAAGAAGGAAAGTGCGATGCATATACCCTTCCCCAACTCTTCCAAATCAGTcacctccaccgccaccggttGATCATGGATGGTGTATGGCTGAACGAAAAATCTGAAAAATGGACGAACGCTTCTGAAAATCCGCGTTTATGGGAGAGAGCACATGAGCGTAATGCTAACCGTATTGTTAAGTTGATTATCGAACTAGAAGGTATGTGGGTCAAAATGGGTCAATATTTTTCTATACGGGTTGACAGACTTCCTGGTGCCTTCCCACACATTCTAAAGCAGTTACAGGACTCACTTTCTCCTCGCAGCTTAAAAGAG GTTCATAGAACTATACAAAACGAGCTAGGGAAATCAATGGATGAACTTTTTGCAAATTTTGTTGAAAAACCTCTTGCTACAACATCGGTAAGACCTCAATCGATCTCTTCAAAGCAG CACAAGTTCAACACGAAGGGATCAAAACAACGATCTTGGAC GACTTGA